Genomic DNA from Stigmatopora argus isolate UIUO_Sarg chromosome 13, RoL_Sarg_1.0, whole genome shotgun sequence:
AAATAAAAGGTTTAGGGTCATGTTATATgtgggagggggtgggggtagtaatacaagaaaaaaaaagaaatcaaaatattattagattgaaaaaatatataaccagCCTGTAGAGTGTAGCCTTGCCAGCCACTTTGTATCCTGCTGGAGAAAGTATGTATTTTTGGTGAAAGTCATCCTTGAGGTCTGTTTtagcaaaattttaaaaaggtttCAATACAACTGATTTGATCACATTATAGCGACATGCACTGCTATAAAGCCTTCATGTGGTTGTTCAGCTGTTTACATTCACACCGCTTTTTAGCTGAAAAGTCTGTAATAGTGCTACATCAGTTTGcagcatcacacacacacaaaaagaaaatcaatccCGTATTTCTTTTAACATTTGTAGCAATCCTTTAATGGAATGTATGCTCACCGCGGACAATATGTGAGGAGAACTCATAACGGTCTTTGCTGCGGTGGCCACAAATATTGCATTTCAGTGGATCCCTGTATCCATGGCAACCCATATGTATAGTATACATGACGTGGTCGAGGAAGAGCACTTGGCAATGGTCACACTGGAAGGCTCGCAACTCCCGGCCTTCTCGTCCAAAAACCCGCAGCCCTTCCAGGTTTGCGGGCCTCTCTGTGGATTCGCGAGGTACACCGGTCAACGTCCCTGACCCATTTCTGGATGACACATCAGCCATGTGCTCACTCGAATAAATTGCAGGGCTTGAGCGTGACCTGAGACTGGATGGCAGATTATTACCAGGGTTAGCATGCCGTTCCGGAGGGCTGCTGCCAGCCGACTCGGGCGACTCTCCGCCACTGTTGCTCGGCGTGTCTTCATGAACCGACTGGGTTGGTCTACCGTGCCGAGTCAAAGAAGCAGGACCGTTGGAGATGGCGTGGCTTGGAAAATCAGAGGGTAATCGGGGCTGAGGTGTGAGCGAGTCAGAATTCCCTGTACGCTCCACTCTCTGGTCAAGAGGTAGAACATGATGGTAGAGTGGGTTGACCATGGGCATAACATCTGTTATCGAGAGGGGGAGCCCCGTGTGCTGTAGAATGGGCCTAATTGGGTCTGATCCCAAGTATGTGATGGCATTGTTCATAGCCTGGTCCATCATTTGAGCTGATAACATTTCAGCCTGTTTCTCAAACTTGAGGCCCATTTCATATCCTATATCCGGGTAGCTGTAACGCCCCAACTTTTCACCTGTTAAAAACAGAAAAGTATCATGACTGAGGCGTCCGAGACTAGGACTTTGGGTATCTGGTCGTGAAATAGAATTACAAATTGATAATGTACATCGGGGGGTCTGCAAATTATTCCAGAAAGTGCCGCAGTGGGTgggggttttcgttccaacctataagaggaaacctttccaccaatctggtatcttagaagtggaatgagtggattgcagtcaggtgcttcttgtttcagcagaaatctcattagttaaactgtttctgttggatcggttggaataaaaacctgcacccacagcggccctcaaggaccggtttgcAGACCCCTGCGGTACATGGTTCCTTCTTCATCACGTGTTCCCCTGGTTTGCATTGTATTGATGCTAAAATCATTTCTAACTCTGTGGCTAACTTTTTCTCAAGAGGGATCAAATGTTGGCTGCATACTAAAGTTTGACTTCTGAAGAATGTCATATGTAAGTCAGGTTTTCACTCTCAACACATTAAAAGTCTAAACAAAAACACATACTGCACGCCAAATAAGAAACTGCTgtccattaaaaataattacctTGGCGCATAACAGTCTGAGCACCCTGAGAACTTTGTCATGCTACTTTATAATGTCAaatactaaaacaaaacaaaaactaaaacattCTGTATTATTTTGTTGACCAGCTAGCAGAGCCAATGGTTTAATTGTTGACATTTGTGAATTGTGAAGTGGGTCACAAACTCTTTCCTAAACATATAATGCAGCAATTCAATGATTACCTCATAGCAATTACGATCACGACTCAGGTACGCTATCTGTTAATTTATTTATCGGGACAGGAAATGTGTTAGCAAGTCACCAAGtacaatatatgtatatagtacaaGGAAGCCAATGTCAGATTTTTACTGGCAGTCAAACTACAGTTTCCCATTTGCATGTTGTAGTTGATTGTCGATGTGTGAAAGTGGAAAGCCTCATCCATATTTTAATATAACCAACCAATATCAAACAGGGAATATGTAATCGGTTGTCTCTTAATAAGATTGCAAATAGCAATGTTGCATCTATCCCTAACCGCAAAAAGAAACCCAATACAACCATACCAATCGTCGTCAATTTGCCTATCATctatttaaatgataaaatgaagaatatagcccaataaaataaaactaagtATGAATCAATGACTAGAAAAAGTCAGTAATAAATATTTGGAATGTGATTTGATTTCCCTTTTGggtggttgttttttaatttgtttccccaagtacagaaaaagaagaaaattcaACAAAGTCatgtgagtgaacctctataccATCAGGTTGCTATAATTTAAATATGTTATGCAAAACATCTTCATTCCATAAAATACACATTATAATCattgtttgttattattattactacaatCTCTTAATAGTACCTTAAACTAAACACATACTGTAATATTTTGGCAACCAACTAGCCGAGTGAAACCTTTAGCTCTTGACTACGTTTGTGAAGTATAATTTACATTTTCCTAAAACCATAATGTAGCAACTGAACTGAGTtgtgctatttttatttatttttggcaatGGGCGTTTCTGTCACAAAAGAGCTGTAAATTGGGTACCAGGAAGCCAAATGTCAGATAATTTCCTTTCCATTCGCAGTTTGTCTGTTACATGTGGTACTTGATGTTGAACGTGCAAAAGTGTGAGAATAGGAAAGCCCCATCCATATTTGAATATAACCAACCAATAACAAGCAGGGATGTTGCGAGCTGTTGACTCTGAATAAGCTTGCAAAAGGTAAAccgcaaaagcaaaaagcctgtCCTCGCCACATTCCCCTCAAACTGCTACAACTTCCTCAATTAGCATACTGTATCTTTTACAtgagaaaataaggtaaaatagcctcttaaaataaaactttaaaaaatgagtgGAATGGAAAAAGTGAGCAATAAATATTTGGAATGTGACCTTATCTCCCTCATGGCTTGTTATATGGTCAATTTAATATATGAATAACTCTATTATTGTTGGTATTAGACTCCCTCAATCTACTTTCTATTTGTTTTCTACCCATACCTGTATCCATCCATCTCTCCTACAAGAAATGCATTTCCAATCTCCTCTCAATAGTGATAACATTGCTGGTTAGCAGTGTTGATGAATACTCACCCACAAATTTCTGGGGTGTGGTGCTCTTCCTTTTCCCAACATTACTGTGCAGTCTTTCAATGACAAGCGGCCGCTCAAATGTAGTCATAGGCCTAGGCTCTTTAGTAAGCTCACCTGCAGAAGTATTATCAAAATAAAGGTAAATGTTACAGTGGACTTTGTGTTATTAACCAAACATTATGTATGTTCATTCCTAGAACAAATACCTGCAAAAGGAGCTGTTTTAGGTGTTGGATCAAGACCAATGCTCTGTAGGTAACTATGGCAGCGTTCTTTGTGCTCCTCAAGGGAACTGCGTTGTTTGTAGCTCCGCCCACAGTAGTTGCACTTGTGTGGTTTGCCCACTAAAGGTGTAGACATTCACAAGAATAgctatctctcatctcatctcattttatgaacagctttatcctcattagggttgcggggggtgggGTGCTGGttccaatcccagctgtctccgggccagaggcagggggacaccctgaatcagtgaccagccgatcacagggcacaaggagacggacaaccatgcacactcacacccatacctaggggcaatttagcctaccatgcatatttttgtaatgtgggagcaaaccggtgtacccagaggaaacccacgcaggcccggggagaacatgcaaactccacacaggtggacgtgacctgcatttgaacccaggaccccagagctgtgaggccgacacgctaaccactccctcCACCGGGCCATCAAACGGTCCCATCCTAACCATATCTTTCCATCATGTTCGTCAATCAAGTTCAAGAACAGGATGTTAGGCGGTCTTTGTCACAAATCCTTTCGTCTATTACATGACAGCAATAGGAGTTTGTTTTGCCTTTTTCATTACAGTTTCATATGACAGCATATGAAGCAGCTCATAAAAGAACACCATTTTGGTGCTAAAGGGAAAAGTCTTACCAGCATGTGTGCGCAAATGACCCGTAAGAGCGTCGCGGCGGCGACAGGCGTAGTTGCAGAAGGGGCATTTGaagggtttttcacctgtgtgcaACTTAATGTGCCGCAGCAGATTTCCCTTCTGCGTGAACGAGACACCACACTGGTTGCACTGAAATGGACGGTCACCTATAGAAGGCATAAACAGGAATTTATCTCACTGCATGCATTGGCAATATACAGTATTAAGGAAGTTTGAGTAAATaatcacattttcaaaattaaataaagtatTTCTTTGATCATTAAATCAAGTTGGCTACAACTAGACTGTAATGTTGCTTTGAATTGACAGTCAGCTGAATGTAAAGGTAATTAAGAGAGACCTGCTAACTACCAACACTACTACTTCTTTGGActataaattaatgaattaatacaTGAGCCTAATGTATGATATTTATTCTTGGTctgataaaattaaatataaaaaaaatacaacttggatttttccattgtgtgttttttgttggtGCTACGActaatagtctgaaaaatatggtacatatTATTACAACCTTTAATTAAACTTTAGCGCAGTTCTACTTCCTTACAAACTACCATGACGATGCATTTGTATTATTATGTTTATTAGATCCTGCAAATACATTTGATGCTTTGGCAGACATGGCTTAAGTTTTAGTGTTTCACTTGAAAACAACAAAAGGAGTTGTTTTAGTAATTAGATGAGGCACTGAGCAGCAGGAAGTATTTGTTGTTGTACATTCCATAACTACATTCTAATAGGAGAAAAACATGATCATCAGTAAGTTGGAAAGAAGACGTGATCATATGCTGTGACAACCATAGCTATCATGGcggcagctggaacaggtttcGGGGGATTCcagggatattttttttccctgataaTTTCAAGTCTGCGTTATtgttttggaactaaaaaaaacgtgaaagaGGTCTACGCCCTATCagaaagacaaaacaaatgcaTGTGATTTAAAATAGAATCAACTGGCTGgttttgcgacaaatacaatACCGCTTGGTTGTCGAGTGGTTGAATCCAGTGCCATGGTTTGTCCAGATATTTCATCTTGTGCACGACTCGGGCTCCCAGCCATAGATTCCTCCACGGCCGTGCCTTCTTCTCCTGTTTGAAGCTCACACACCAGGCTTCTGTTGTCAGTTTCCTCACTTGTATCTTCTTGCTTTATCTGTTTATCATGCAGTTCTTCAACACAAAAACACGAGTGTAGAGTTGGTGACTTCATTCTTAAATCAGAAATGATGTTTGAACTGAATTTGGGTAAACACAGAATTCATTACTTTAGAATAGACTTAAATGGAGACAGAATTAATGTGTAGGAAGCTTTTGGATGCACTGACACAGTGCCAAATTCAGAGGCGCCAAAGATAAACAGGCCCATCTGGTTCCTAGTTGTCTTTGGAGAAGAGAAGGGAGTGTCAGAGGCACCTTCCCAGCAATGGACACCAGCGCAATGAtaagattaagacaaaattgtgtgtcTGTGGAGGTGGAGATAGTAGTTTTGCACATACTGTAGTTACGCCTAGCTGCACACATTTCCAGTATAGACCGAAATATTGGATGGTACATAGAATAGCTCATAGGCCTTCAAATAATACTTGGACAAAGGTAATGGAACAAAAATGTTTATCAATTCAGTTCAGTAAAAAAATGGTAATCGGTTATTTGTGGCATACCATTTCCTGGCTGTGAAAGCTAATGTTAGAGTGTCATTGGTGAATGAGTAAGCGAACATTCTTTCACACCTCCCATTGGATTGGAACTTCTTGTAGGACGTCAAGGGTAGACAATAAGTTAATCGACCAGGCATAGTGAATGAGCCGTTCTTTCTCCAttgtaaataaaacattcagGATAATTGCATCTTTTTTAAGCTTGTGGTAATACAGGAAGAACCCTCTCAGTTTTGGTATGACTGCACAAAACAAATTCCAAAAAAACTCATGGAGACAATCTTTGTATTTCCACTGCTTGAAGATACAGTTACCTTAACCCAT
This window encodes:
- the ikzf2 gene encoding zinc finger protein Helios, which gives rise to MEAPNGYCASNGKCSPVREKSRIPTPNGQTEPYHSPTELHDKQIKQEDTSEETDNRSLVCELQTGEEGTAVEESMAGSPSRAQDEISGQTMALDSTTRQPSGDRPFQCNQCGVSFTQKGNLLRHIKLHTGEKPFKCPFCNYACRRRDALTGHLRTHAVGKPHKCNYCGRSYKQRSSLEEHKERCHSYLQSIGLDPTPKTAPFAGELTKEPRPMTTFERPLVIERLHSNVGKRKSTTPQKFVGEKLGRYSYPDIGYEMGLKFEKQAEMLSAQMMDQAMNNAITYLGSDPIRPILQHTGLPLSITDVMPMVNPLYHHVLPLDQRVERTGNSDSLTPQPRLPSDFPSHAISNGPASLTRHGRPTQSVHEDTPSNSGGESPESAGSSPPERHANPGNNLPSSLRSRSSPAIYSSEHMADVSSRNGSGTLTGVPRESTERPANLEGLRVFGREGRELRAFQCDHCQVLFLDHVMYTIHMGCHGYRDPLKCNICGHRSKDRYEFSSHIVRGEHTFH